The DNA region GGTTTCCGAGTTGGTTGTTTATTAGAGTAGAATCGTTGGGATCTGGTGTTGATCAGAGTAGATTTGTTgaatcagaagttatggagttgagtttggttgttgttgggttcggattacttggatccggagtggatgaAGCTTTCGACGTTTAGATCTGCGACAGAGTGATCAGGATTTATGCCTagttttcgtgttttcatttcatttcgtctagtatacgtagatctgttttatttccggttgGTTGCGAGTTTCCGTCGTCCGgatttttacattttatttgaATCTCGGTATGTGCTCTGctttcttcatcttcgtgtttgattCAGTTGAAGTTATACATGtcattgttagttaaattcttagtttgttagttgcagcttttcttccgtacttgatatttctggaagttggtccccacttttatttgcgttctgtttagctatagttggtaattgtttgctcggtctaggaagttagtttaaaattacgTAGTTCTAAGGATGTTCGATCTCAGCATGacgtttacagtttcctaggtctagtgtttgattttgtgcctaggtctagccgtagttatacctcaacccaaatttgcgtggctgcagccgctttctaaaccaatgtctctagatgctttcttacgcgtccatctttgtgggatcgacccctgcttctctatactaatctatagtataacgggttgagggatctttgaaacgcaAGAGTTTGTGTGTCCATAGACAGAGTCTTCCGTGtcaccttgagttcctagacctagtgtttagtggattcattggacttgGTAGCTCGACTTAGAAGTTTATTACACATACACTCACACGACAGAGCCATTTCACCAACGCCTGCCGCAATGAAGGAAACAGGCGACGGCCAACCGCTGTCGCGCCGCGACCCCACTCGCACCGCGAGTTCCCGTTCCCTTCGTATACTTTCTCGTTTCTTCCTGGCTACTCTCGTCGTTCCCTTGCAAAATCTTCTTGTCTGCTGGCCACATGGCGCACATATTCTCTTGTTAATATAAAGCAACCTGATTGCAGTAATATCGTTCTCCTGAGGATATCGTGCCCAAGTATGGGGCCATactattcaattattttaatccATATGCATAACCATGAGTTGCTCAACGCAAACTTTTGTCATAACTTGCAGGATTGGTGGTTAGAGTTGTGGATCCAAAACCTGGTGATAGCATTATCGATTGTTGTGCAGCTCCGGGTGGAAAGACTCTTTTCATGGCTTCGTGTCTGAATGGCCAAGGTACAATTTTGCAGAATGTAGCAACTGAGCCCTTGTGACGAACAATTCTTTGAGCAAAACTTACAATGATCATCTTGTCATTCCAAAATATCATACAAGTTCAATCATGGTACAACTTCTCCGTATAACTTCTGCTAATGGTGTTCTCTTGACATTGTTATCAGGTAGCATAAGCTCAGTTGGTGTAAACAAAAGCCGATTGAGAATCCTCAAAGAGACTGCCAAGTTGCATGAATGTGATCAAGTTATCACTACCATCCATGCTGATCTTCGGGCAATTGTAAGTGAAtttcttatttaaataaaattattttttcattgcACTACTTGGCTGTTACTTATTCGTTTTACAGAGAGCAGATTTGCGCTGGACTAGGAAACTGGAAGACATGGAAGAACTTATAAATTTGCCAGACACCCTTCTTGATTCAGCTTCTAAGTAAGTCTAGCAGCTGCTTGCATGCACTTTTTTAATTGGCTATGTAAGCATggcaaattaaaatttgaatcagGTACGACAACGAATTTCCTGGATTTCCAGCAAAATAGATATGCCCGGTCCATTTCTGCAAAGATAAATGGCAGTCCGTGAGCTATTGACATGGTACATGCATGCTATATGTTACTTTCTCGTATTTATTTTTCCTCGTTGGGAGCACTGGGCATCTGACATTCAGAAATTATTCAAACCAACTTTTTTATTTGTACAAATAATGTCTCAAACTTCACTTCCTATGTGATTTCAAGAATTCTATCTTATTGTaccattttattataatttgcTTTGCATCTACAGCTTGGTAAAGCCTGGTGGAGTACTAATATACAGCACCTGTTCAGTCGATCCTGATGAGAATTGCTGCTTTTCTTCTGAGACATCCGGTAAGTACCTGAAGAAGTTACTTTGCTCTTTCCATCGGGAACAGTAGTATGTACCATTCAAGGATATACTTTTACCATGCTAAGCGAAACAAAGAACCAACGTTCTTGTGTTTGCAGGAATTTTGTGTAGACAAATACGTGTCTCCCCCATTTGTCACTGAAGGTGGATTCTACAGCTCCAGCCCTGTCAAACACTCGCTCGATGGAGCCTTTGCAGCTCGCCTGATAAGATCTACCTGACTTACCACAGAGTGGAGTTATGATACTTAGCTGCTGATTCCTTTTAATAATCAATTATCAATTTACACACTTTTGGCAATGCAGTTTTACACAATTATTCGAGCACAATTACTCTTGGGATGTAACTGCTCTTTGAGTAAATTTAAAAGCTCAAGATCTGATATGTGTCCTTGCTAAGCAAATTTAGCCCCTCTCGGATTCATTTGGATTAGTTGAACGAAGTGCTTAACCTTAGAGAAATCGGAAAGGGTTTGGAAGAGAACGCACCAAACTGCCTACTTGCGGAGAAAGGAAGAGCGGTAAATCTAAATCCTTCGGGCTGGATTATTCGACATGACAGTGGAAAGCTCTGGAGTGCAGAAGATGGTAAAAATTGGATCTTTGAGATTGGCTCAAGTATACAGACAGTTatcaattttgaatttaatattCAGTGTTGGATACACATTTTCCAGCTTGTATTCCATGGTCAGTCAATAAAAGTGTATCATATTTTACAGCATTTGAATTTATATCTTCAAGAAAACAGTATAACCAATCTATCGAAGAATCAGAAGCATAAATTGAAATCGAAACTCCCCATATAATAAAGCAAGAATCTGAAATAAACTCTCTATCATTGAAGTTGAACAAAAGGTGTCATGATTTGACCAGTTTTCACCTTGTCAAAATTTTCTGATAAACTCTTTTATATACGCTAGATCTAGCGTGTTTTAGCATTTGAATGGTAGAAGATGGTGCTTTTGCAGAGAGTTCCCAGACACGTTGAACTAAGTTCTGGACGGTTGGGTTAAGAATTGTACTGTCCGATTATCGGATTGTACAGGTAAACCACTTGGGAGATTGTTGTATTTCCTCATGCATAAGTTGTGTCCACATTGTTTATCCCCATATATTTTTTACATAGGTGAAGTTTTGGTTCCCTCAATATAGCATCCTTGTGTGTTTTGGGATTCTTTCACGGTTGCAACTAACTGCTCGTTATTGATAACATGCACCATTTTTTTCATTGTTTCCAACGTAGCAAGATTCAACCTGCATAAACTTTGGCATAAAGATAGCCCAATTAGAAAATGATGAAAGAATAATAATTAATGAGGTATTAAACTGTATAGAATTCTATTCTATATGTAATACTTCCTTCATCCCATTCTAAGTGGATCATTTTTTTTCTGGCATGGGAATTTATAATGTTACTTTGTAAGTtaaggaaagaaaataaagtaagagagagagagaaagtagagagagtgatgtttccactttaagaaatgtgtcatttaaagtgggatatcccaaaaaggaaaatgtgtcacttagagtGTGATACGTGCATATCTATCttcatatctttattaattagttagtttTGATTTATCGTATCTTTAGGATATCTATTTTCTTGTTCGTTAAGTTactagcattataaataggtgaCATTGTTGTTATTTCCCATCAATGAATGAATATATGAAGCTTGAGTTATCGACGGGATTCCGCCTCCCGAGACTTCTTGTTTATCGTCTCCGACATCGTGATAAGGGAAATGCCCttatcaaattggtgctttcatcctcgAACTCATGGCCGAAGTCAATCCTCGCTCATGGCCGGAGATATCGCAAGCATCCAAAGACTTGCAACTGAATTCAATAGCTGCAACTTTGGAATATATCCTCGCTTGGCATGCCCGACTCGAGACCTGATTGATTGAGTATGAGCATAGGGCAGCAGCCACGCTCCCTCCGCTGCACCCAGAACTTGACCCACCCGACGGAACCCCACTGTACTGCACAGCCGCAATTCCAGTTCACCTGCTAccagccgccgccgcctccaaaCACCGACGAGTTGCCGCCTCCTTACACCTACATGGATTCATACGCGCTGCTGCAAAGTCTCTACACCGAACCACTGAATCCACCGCCACCCTATGTCCCGCCGTGTCAAGCGTATTCCTACCACGAACAGCCTTGTGGCCAGTTCCAGCCGTTGTCCCGCAGGAGCCCTACACCTACTTGGATTCATACGCGCCGCTGCAAAATTCCTACACTGGATACCATTCGTGGCAGTATAACTACCCGCCCATGAATTTTATATCCCAGCCGCCACTGCCGCGATCAGAATACCCGCAGCAGCCCTCCTGCTAGCACAACTGCTCCGCACCAACGCCTCCGCCTCCATCTCCGCCTCCTGTTGTTGCTGTCCTAACCCCAACCCTAATAGCGTCTCAGGAAAAAGTCGAGGAGCTATCTAAGTCACTTGAAGAAGCTCTGGCCAAGCAAGGGGAAGAAAGTGGTGACCTAACGGACTATGAGAGAGACTATGATATGCTTCCAATAGTGGTAGAACTCTCGGAACATAATTGCAAGGGAGATGTGAGGCAAGCAGTTGAACCCCAGTCTCAGCCGAACGAGCTTCCTATGAAGGAGGGGCAAACTAAAGCGAACACATCTCATGATGAAGTAAAGAATGACATTGCCTATATCTATGTGGATTTACATGCCGCTAATGCTACAAATTTTGATCATCAATCGTCATCGTTCGACGACGATGCACGGTGGATTCCTCCGTGCAATAAGACGTCATGTTTGGGCATTCTTGAACGGACAAGCGTCCCGTTTTAGCGTTGGATTTTGGCAACCACATTGGTCCTCCTTTGATTATTTTGTGGAAGATGATGAAGGGAGACGCTCAACTATttggtgtgtgtttgatccaggaggggatACCTCCGCAAGGTTTTCACTTTCTACTATGTacgttgcttcgtggttcccaccttgaggacaaggtggatttcaaccgtggagGAGTTGATATGTGCATATCTATCctcatatctttattaattagttagtttTGATTTATCGTATATTTAGGATATCTACTTTCTTGTTCGTTAAGTTACTACCATTATAAATTGGTGACATTGTTATTATTTTCCATCAAtgaatgaatatatgaatttacgtctctttctgttttattttagtaCTTTGTTTAAAGCTTGGGTTATCGACGGGATTCCGTCTCCCGAGACTTCTTGTTTATCGTCTCCGACATCGTGATAAGGGAAATACCCTTATCAGAGTGGGATCGGATAGAGTAGTTAAAGTATAGAGAAAGTATAGTATGAGGGAgaactatattattctctcttttactttacttccCCTCGACTACctactatttttttcaaaaagagtGCATTGCTTAGCTagggacatagggagtatatGAACTAAAGGTAAGTAATCCAACATAATCCTCTATGAATATTCTGTTCCAATTAGTGTGATTTACTTCCTTTTTTAACACTCCTCTCAAGTTAATAACGGAGTTTCCGATACTAAACTTTTCACGTACTTCGGAAAAATTATTTGATTCCACTGCTTTTGTTAGAATAACTGCATTCTATGAAAATTCTTGACACATGAATACTATCTTCATTCTCCTCTATGGAAAAATATATTGGGCCTTTCACTAGAGTGACTCCTTCAATATCATCTTTGGTCAAGAAAGATTGAGAACTTTTGAAAATAAGAGTTGTGATTGTTTGGACACAAATATTGCATGAATCCTTGTCGCATACTTGGGTCAAATTTGAAAAGGATTGAATTATTTGGATCCATTGTCTTTAATTTTcgttgtatgaaaaaaaaagatcaataatagaaagaaaaatgaattgTGAGAATGGGAGGGGAAATGGTTATTCACTCACAGGAGgggaataaaatataaaattggaaAGTGTAGTTGAAAACGGTACATGGAAAACAAAATTGCCCCAATAATCAACTTATTAAAAAGTGGAAGTGGTTCGTTCAGGTGGGGATTGGGTCGCAATAAACAATAATACTCGCTCCATCCACAAAATATTATCAACATTTGACTCGGtgcaattttaagaaatgtgaaaaaaaaattagtaaaatatgaatCCAACATTTATATGTtagattttataatagaatgtaagTGTAATGAGTTAATGATAAATGAGGTCtatttatcaaaaaagaaaaaaaaaaggaacaaaATGGACATTTCACGGACAGACAAAAGTGgcaaaagtggacaacatttcacgaacGAGGAGGGAGTAAGTGATTcacatttattttaatattttatgcatcaaaCATAAATTTTCAATCCAATAAGGATAGAAGGAATATAGAAACATATTGATAAAATCACAAAGTTAGAAACATTATCTATATTTTCAAGGTTTCCTATAATTAAGGTGGACTGAGAGTGCCATCTACCAAAAAAACAAAGTACTCCTCAGATCCCAACCCCATCAACTTCAATAATCTGTAGCAATGTAGGGATATCAAATCCCCATACCATACTCTACCCCCAATATTTACACAGCTAAATCACACCCCCAGGTTACCTTCTATGCCTACTAGTGCGCTTCCGCCCCTTTGTTCGCTTCCAACAAATCCCGCTGTCCATCAAACCTTCATTTCTCCTCTTAAGCAAGCCGTTACTCAGAGAAGACGCCTCCAAAGAATCCCCGTATAATATAATGTTTGTAATAATTGCATGGACGATGACCTCACTTTTGGGAACTAATATGCCCCTCCTCTCCACCACTGCTGTTTGGCCGCAGCATGCCTCTCTCACTGCTCGCTCTTTTAGCTTCTCGATGATAGAATCCTTTTCTTCCTTGAGAGAGTCGGTTGGAATCTGAAGATAACGTGATTATTAAATACCGTGTAATGCAAGTCAACAACATCAGGTTGATTTCTAGGCATTATCTGCACAGAGAAAAAGTATATTTCCACCAACTCCCTAACCCGACCCTCTGCAACGAATATGATGAACGAGACTCTGTGAAGTTGCATACTTcatgcatgaattgacttatACTATTTATCAAGTGACATCCCCAAATCCTCGTGAAATATCTGATTACTAAGAATCCATATTTGCAGAATCCCCAAATCTCTCACTGCTTAGAGTTATGAGCAGGTCTTACTATAACTTTATCTCGTGTATGTAAAGCATTAACAAATTGACAGCTATCCCAAGAAAAATAAaactacctccgtccctgaaaagtatgaacattttgttccgcacgggttttaatgtataattggtaaagtaagagggagatAAATGGTAGtgtaagtagtgttagtggagagtgggcTCCACATCATTAATAGTGTAgtgtaatggtataagttgtaaataaaatgatgtgtaggggtaatgtgttgtttaactattccaaaattagaaagttaaTTCTTTTTAGGGACATACTATTAAGGAAATAGTTCGAGAGGGAGTAATAAGGGAATTATTTAGGATTGCAGAAGGAGCAGATGATAATGCTAAAATTAAAACCCTTGAAGGAAAGTTTATTCTCACCTCAAAATCAACAGGTATTTTGAGATCTGCATGTGTACACTTGCAACCAGCGCTGAACTGCAAAGTCAAGAAAACATCCAAATGTTTTGTACTCCTAGCTGTCCTCCTGATAAGCAATGGACAATAGTTTTTGGTCGAGAAAAACAAATATACACATGAGGTCATACTTCGATAAGCACAAGGCATTCAGACCAATGAGTACTCCGAGAGTTTAGGTATGAAAAATGAGAATTTTTCGTGTAAGGAAAAAGACCTTCCAGAAAGTACTCCACAGTGGAGAAAAGAATATGAGACATTTTACAGCAAATATAACCCCGGCCTCATTCTATGTGGACTTGGATAATTCTAAGACATAGCTACAATAGAAATGAAGCATATATACCTTTTGAGATGAAGAGGTTGATCATATAAAACAGCTGCCTTCATGCTTAGACTTTCAGTGAAGGAAACCTAGTGTCCAATTACAACAGAAAGTAAAGACCCCAAAGTAAACCAGAAATGCAAGTTAATCCTCAAAAGGTCCCAAATGGTTAATCTAACTGGCAACGTATTCCAGATCCTATTATAGAACCAACCAGAACTATCAACGTCTCCAAGTATGTGCTCAAATATTAACACCCAGCAGCTAAACAAAGAACTCAATAACAACTACTACTATCAGGTAACTAAGTACCAGTACTGGAACTGCTTATTGTTCCCACAGAAAGAAGCAAGAAACTTAATGTGACTTGTTTCCTTTTCTAATCAAGAAGCAAATTAGTTAGTGATGAGTTCTCCTGCCTTTCATTTACTAATAGAAACTCAGTATGGGCATGTATAATTTATCAAATCAGTAAAGTTCATCAATGTACCTCTACTGATTTGATAAAAGGCAATGGTGCTTGCTTCCCATGCACACTGGCTATCCTGAGGGTCCAGTTCACATACTTTTTATCTGAGATAAAAGTAAACAACTATCAAAagcaaaattacataaaatagtTGCACACATTTTCTGAGTGAatttttacataaaaaataGAAGTATGACATCTGGCATAAACCAGATAAAACTACTTATAAATGGTCTTTTGGCCTGCAGTGTCATAACATGAGATGCTTGGAGTGCATGGGATAATCCATTGGAGATAATCATCATTTAATGAAAATGTAAGAAGAAAAAAGTTCCAATTCCACAAGTTGGAGATATACAGGTAGAAGTTTCATGGGGAATTGGGGATATAGAATAAGGTATAAACTTTAGGACCCTATGCAATGAAAAGTGAGATGAAAGTCTTTGAAGGATATTTAGGATTTCACATTAGAAACAGCAAGTCAAAATTCagttgaagaaaatattaacgAAAAATAAGGCAAATTGATGAataattttgagaaaaaaaatacctAGACTTAGGGCCTGGGTTATAATAATCTGGAAAAGATCAATCCTAATAAATGGAGGGATACGCATATTTAGCATGCCCATAACTCCTGTCATCACCTGAAAAAAAGGTAATTTTAGCCATTATCACAACACAGTTAAGAAATCATAACATTTATGCAACAAAATAATAGTCATTCCCGCCGAAAAGCTATATCACTGTCAATGTAGATGGTGACGATTTGGTCAAAGAAGAACTGTGAAAGGGTGCAGTTTTATAAGCCAAAACATGGGGCAATTTTTTTGAAGAATGGTTTCAGgtgaaagaaaaaaatgagatCAAACAACTTGGCTGAGTGCCCAgccttattattttcatttatattcaGTACCTTCATTTACTTAATTTAATATAACCCAAAGATTCTTAAGATTTTAACTTGGATGAATAAACATAATAAACAAATGAAGTTTGTGTCATTCAAAGTCACCTCGTCAACACGTCCGTGTATCACCAAACTCGCTTTCTTGTCCTTGGGGGTTTTCTGAAAATTAAAAGGCATATCTTAATCCAAGTGCCAAAATAACAGCcatttcatctttctttctttctttctttttagttggGGATGGGGGGCTGAATTTTTACCCAGATCTCTCACCCTCACAAATGAGGAGGAACACCACTAAGCTACAAGCCCTAGGATAGAGCAATTTCATCTTGCTTGTGTGTTACAGATGAAAGTTTAGAGACGCTTCAGATATCACATGCTATTCAGCTGGGATTCAGAATTGTTGACACCCTTTACCTGGAGATTCACAATTATGATCTTCCCACCACCCTTTAGGCATTTTAGGGGCAAATTGCATGCAGGAGTAATTTGCAAACTGCAGAGAGTAATATCAGTTAAAAAGAGTAAAATCAAGATAGCTTCAGGTGAAATGAGTTGCAGATGGTGGCATGACAAGTTCCACAAACCTCACGAATAACAATAGCAGGATACCAGATTGCAAGTGAAGCAATAAGACCATTGTTGACAACCAGAATTTTAAATGTTGACGAAAAGCTACATTTTTTTAATGCAAGATGAGTCATCCTGAGGATAATAGAATTTTAAGATAAGAACATCTCATGCGTTTCTGAAGATCTCGATTCTTGTAATTTCAAGATATTAAGTTCGGTTTCCAGGCTTCAGCATAAGACATAGCTCTGCCAAAACGGCTAAACCAACATACTTTTTGAGTACAAACAGGAGTTATATGCCAGTTTGCATTTTAAGAAACAAAGCTTCCGTCAGCTATGACCAAGCTTAACTAGTGCCTAGAGgaaaaacattttgtatgataaTAGCATTCCCCAGGTTTATAATTTTTGGCAAGGAGCAGAATCTATTAAGCTTTTAAAGAACATAAAAAATGCAGAGTTCTCAAAGTGAAAGAGATAGATATCGCTGCACAAGTAGATATAATCTTATTAATTACCTGGTTCCTAAACATAATACAAGATCAGCCATTTTGCAATGTTTTG from Salvia splendens isolate huo1 chromosome 9, SspV2, whole genome shotgun sequence includes:
- the LOC121749405 gene encoding probable ribosomal RNA small subunit methyltransferase B; translation: MKETGDGQPLSRRDPTRTASSRSLRLVVRVVDPKPGDSIIDCCAAPGGKTLFMASCLNGQGSISSVGVNKSRLRILKETAKLHECDQVITTIHADLRAIRADLRWTRKLEDMEELINLPDTLLDSASNLVKPGGVLIYSTCSVDPDENCCFSSETSDKYVSPPFVTEGGFYSSSPVKHSLDGAFAARLIRST
- the LOC121746486 gene encoding NAD-dependent protein deacetylase SRT1-like, coding for MSLGYAEKLSFIEDVGNVGMAEFFDPSHVFQEKVERLARMIQKSKHMVVFTGAGISTSCGIPDFRGPKGIWTLQRQGKALPEASLPFHRATPSTTHMALVEFEKAGILKFLISQNVDGLHLRSGIPREKLSELHGDSFMEQCPSCGAEYVRDFEIETIGLKETTRRCSKAGCGAKLRDTVLDWEDALPPKEMDPAAKHCKMADLVLCLGTSLQITPACNLPLKCLKGGGKIIIVNLQKTPKDKKASLVIHGRVDEVMTGVMGMLNMRIPPFIRIDLFQIIITQALSLDKKYVNWTLRIASVHGKQAPLPFIKSVEVSFTESLSMKAAVLYDQPLHLKRRTARSTKHLDVFLTLQFSAGCKCTHADLKIPVDFEIPTDSLKEEKDSIIEKLKERAVREACCGQTAVVERRGILVPKSEVIVHAIITNIILYGDSLEASSLSNGLLKRRNEGLMDSGICWKRTKGRKRTSRHRR